One genomic region from Spirulina subsalsa PCC 9445 encodes:
- a CDS encoding GNAT family N-acetyltransferase produces the protein MGQSYELGSLQDEQDCQRLGDILCQSFRVLKSDWLDYSRMIGLDNFRVLRGVQGIVGGLVVYPMGQWWGGKCLPLAGIAAVGIAPEYRGQGAARCLMEQTLGEVYEREFPLSALYAATGPLYRSVGYEQGGTRCYWQIPLEGWAGIQGSLPMVPLEGEEILGHCEGVYRQFAARCSGYLDRHPALWQMTLNPQEGQVFAYGVGELEGYIVLSQRSHAAERILDICDWAALTNEAQRTLWHFLSLHRSQLKYCRWYGGMIDPRLALLPEQSAQILSSELWFLRIVNVPLALELRPYPSLITTELHLAIEDPIIGENQGCFVLEVAGGQGRVKRGGRGSLRLTIRGLAPLYSGLYSAAQLSYWGQLEGEEAEIAIASQVFAFPVPAMPDMF, from the coding sequence ATGGGTCAATCTTACGAACTCGGCAGTTTACAGGATGAGCAGGACTGTCAGCGCTTGGGGGATATTCTCTGTCAATCTTTCCGGGTGTTGAAAAGCGATTGGTTAGATTATTCCCGGATGATTGGTTTAGACAACTTTCGGGTTTTGCGGGGGGTGCAGGGGATTGTGGGGGGCCTGGTGGTGTATCCGATGGGGCAGTGGTGGGGGGGGAAATGTCTACCGTTGGCGGGGATTGCGGCGGTGGGGATTGCTCCAGAGTATCGGGGACAAGGGGCGGCAAGGTGTTTGATGGAGCAGACGTTAGGGGAGGTTTATGAGCGGGAGTTCCCCTTGTCGGCGCTCTATGCGGCGACTGGGCCTTTGTATCGGAGTGTGGGCTATGAACAGGGGGGAACTCGTTGTTATTGGCAGATACCGTTAGAGGGCTGGGCGGGAATTCAGGGCAGTTTGCCAATGGTGCCGTTGGAGGGTGAGGAGATTTTAGGGCATTGTGAGGGGGTATATCGGCAGTTTGCGGCGCGTTGTTCGGGGTATTTGGATCGACATCCGGCGCTGTGGCAGATGACGTTAAATCCGCAAGAGGGGCAGGTTTTCGCCTATGGGGTGGGGGAGTTAGAGGGCTATATTGTCTTGAGTCAGCGATCGCACGCTGCGGAACGGATTTTGGATATTTGCGACTGGGCCGCCCTGACGAATGAAGCGCAGCGCACGCTCTGGCATTTTCTCTCCCTCCATCGTTCCCAGTTAAAATACTGTCGCTGGTATGGGGGTATGATTGACCCGCGTTTAGCACTGTTGCCGGAACAATCGGCTCAAATCCTTTCGAGTGAGTTGTGGTTTTTGCGCATTGTTAATGTGCCGTTAGCGCTGGAATTGCGCCCCTATCCTTCCCTCATCACAACGGAGTTACATTTAGCCATTGAGGATCCGATAATTGGGGAAAATCAAGGCTGTTTTGTCTTGGAAGTGGCGGGGGGGCAAGGACGGGTGAAACGGGGGGGCCGGGGGAGTTTGCGGCTGACTATTCGCGGTCTAGCGCCGTTGTACAGTGGGTTATATAGTGCGGCACAATTGAGTTACTGGGGGCAGTTGGAGGGGGAGGAGGCGGAAATTGCGATCGCCTCTCAAGTCTTCGCGTTCCCTGTGCCTGCTATGCCTGATATGTTTTAG